In the genome of Primulina eburnea isolate SZY01 chromosome 13, ASM2296580v1, whole genome shotgun sequence, the window aggtgattatgagaATAATgtttaatggaggtcttgatggttgatctgattggactgaaggtgcacataacccaagaaccgacgctagttttttgcactagtttatgattttaagtatgttaaatatattttatgtctttttatttatgtCTATAAGTGGATTTTGAGATGTTATAGTATGtgatatacttttcaaataatgtttttaggttttGTAAAATGTTGGATGGTTTTGTCTTAAAACTATTTTCCTTTGAATTTCAAATGTTAGTTGGatgttttattttcaaaattgtgttaatgtattttaaagtatatatatgtatattttaaattatggagattaaagaggaaaaaaaattagcacgttttaagaaaacgaataagcagacgttaCAGATTTACTTACAATATTTTGGTTTTCTTGGCAAATAAAAGAAGTTTGTCAGTTTCTACTTTATTTGCAATGTATTTAGCGAAATTTTTGCAGTAGTTttcatatcaatttttttatagcACATTTTAATAGATTGTCCTATttattttgtatgtttatgttgtacttgtgtatgattttataaaataaatatttttttatttagctaGAACAGAAAGATTTTaacttatgcataaaatgcttAAAGATAAATACagctttagttttttttttttaaaatcaatttattaGCTAAGATGATATTACAGcttcaaaataatattattttttatgatcaaaacatatatcatttaaagtaatatatttatttaagttttggAATTCATTGTCTTTCATGATTCAAGTACAAAATGTTTTGGTGTGATGATGGCTAAGTGTCATGATGTTTAATATATTAGCCACGTATATTTATACACATATAGCGCATGTGGCTCGGTTGCTAGTAATTGTAAAACTTCCGTTTGCAGAAATTTccaaatttatattaatttattttactagATTTttattaacttaataattatttattttatttttgaataaattttttaaaatattttaaagcagaTAGGTATCCATCTTTGAATCTATGGCAGTCTGACAAGGATTCAGAGAGAAGCTTGACCACCCGTGAATTTAATTATTTCctaaatttttcaaataataatcGAAATGAGTATATTATATTAAGTAGTTTTTAGTTTGCCGCTCAATAGGCATAAAAATTTGTcagtttattataattattaaattcataaattttttCGATGCAATTTTTTtacatttaattttataattcgagtataattataattttttaattaaatgataataaaaaatcataattttcttTCACGTTTtacaaattattaatatataaaaaaattagctTTAATCATAAAAAATGCTAACATACACCAAATTATAAGTTTgataagaaataaaattttactctataaatatatctataaatttaatattttcatagactaatttgaataattattgtaaaaatgattatttaaatTAGTGTATATTGAGATTAATATATAGTgacattataatatttttttaatgtaatataaactatcatattctaattGTATGTGTTCATAAAATaaggtaaaaaaaattaattaacataTTCAGATTTAACATAATTAATAtgctaattgattaattattttaatctaattcaaactttaattaTGACAATTTAAGTATGAATATATTTacgtatataaataatatagaaATTTAATTTAGATTGTATTAAAACAGAAAAATCTAAATGATGAAATTTTAAAGTTGAAATGAATTTATGTTACtaataaaaaaatctaattGTAACATTTCGTAACTTACTTATTTTAAAACGATAAATATATAGTatcgatttaatgttaaaatattcaatttttaaattctcagttttaaaaaaacaattcatAAAATTTTAGAGAAACAATACACATTTAATGCTAGTAGACCCTTCCCAAGCTAagttgattaattattttaacataAGACGAAATGCAATTATATTAGTTCTGAATCTATCTCATAttgcaaaaacaaaaaaaaaaaaaaaaaaacccaattaattatttatttttaaaaaatgctaGTTTATCTCATACAACtaacaattatttaaataatatattttggtATTCTCATATTAGTAACAACActaaatataaacaataatttaaatattattactataaataataaaattagataaaataattattaaaagtatattttaaGACCCGTTCATCTGAAATTGATGAGAAATTAACGAAAAATATTACAAACTGacaatattaaaattattattataaaataacattacaaaataaaattatttcaatattaataaaaatataataattacatGTGCACGTGAattacccaaaaaaaaaaaaaaaacaaagctgattgatcaaaaataaaataaaaatgaagcaATGCTCCTAAAAACGTTCGGGcaaaaattttataaagaaAGGAAAAACGGCTATGGATGGAACTTCTCGATTTTTTTGCATACCACGGGTGGTCAAACTTCTCTTTGATTTCGTGGCAGTTCCAGATTCCTCTCTAATTTAAAATCCTTTAAAAAATttgttcaaaaataaaataaataaaatatttaaaaaactaCTTTCATAAAGATTTtcaatttaacatttttataattattttttatttttatattatgttttaaaaaagGTCTGGGAAGTGGGAACCGTCCCAAATCCATTATTAAATGGATTGAGACGGGTttaaaaaatcagttgggattggttcaaatttttttaaaaaaaaaactaaaagaaGATGAATAACCATGcacaaggtttttttttttttttttttggcatcTCGCTAGGGCGCGCGACATGTCATGTCCTAGCACTTGTTTTTCATCAAGACGCGTTGGGACGGTATAAAAATTACCGCTTTAGCGCAACTACTCGATCATGTCCATTACataattttttacaaaaatttgGAATCAGTTTGAACCGACCAAGAACCGCTCCATCCACTACCGGTTTGGGTAGTGGATCGAGGATACCTTAGAATTAGTTTTGGATCGGTTCTTACCCGTTCTGACTCCAGTAAATCTAGAATTAGGAACTCCAAAACCATTATGCATGCATAGAAATcattaaacatatataaaaCAAAACAAAGAAGCTAAAACATCAAATTCTTGGGAATTGGGATAGAATAGAAGGTCCATATTGGGAGAGACAGAGAGAATTGCACTTGTTCAACTTTCCTATTAGTTTTcatttaaaacaaaaacaaaaaacttcCTATAACTtcgaaaaagaaaaatgataattATTTCAATAGTTAAACATTACTCATTGTACATTCTCTAGAAAAAGAActgaatcaaataaaaaatagagATCATACTTGTAACTTTTTaagtttttattataattatttgtaTCACATTAAACTGGCATCACTTAGATTTTTTACTAAATtatcttctttttttaaaaatttttaaaaaaattgtctgAGATCATATTTGATGTGAGTTAACATGCAATGCACGTGAACTTTGTTCCAAGGATGGGATCATATCTGATGTGAGTCTCACTAAATATACATAATTACAGGAATCCATTTCACTTGAATGCTTCTGAGTTAACTTCCAAGGATGGGATTTCTGCCTTCATCGATTTCAACGACTAGAACATGGTTCGGATCAGCACCTTTTGGCCCTTCCGAGTAAAGGGTAGGAAGATACGCCTTGTATGCTGGCAAGTATCTTGAAACAAAGTCCATAACCTGGGTGACAAggaggaaaaaaatatttttatttcatagtaaaactatataatatgctAGTTTTGAGGGTAGAGACATTTTCCCTACCTCTTCATCGGACATCCCTGGCTTTCCATCATTCCTCATGGCGATCTCAGCCTGTGTATCATCCCAACATTGATCACGAAATTTTCTCAAAGCTTAAAAACAAGGGCATGCAAGAATAACCTGCAATCGCCACTGATAAACACAAACGGGGTCGTGAATCTTGATTATTATCCAGGACTTGATGAACTTGTCCCATGCATCATGGTAAGCTTCTAAGTTTTTGTTAACAATCTCCAGCTGCAAGTTTTAAGTTCAATAGTGATGTCAAGTAACGAGTTCTACTGAGAAGgcaacaaattttaaaagttgGGTTCTCAAACCTGAGGGTCAACTGATCTCACGACTTCAACTGGAACGGGCTTAAAACCGAGCATCCAACCCTCGAACAACACAACCTATCGACCAAGTAAAGTATTATGATAATGAGAATGAACTAGAATCAGAAGGCTATAGTTTAATCCAGAACCAAACAAGAGTACAACAATTCAagaaattttatatttgaagCCTCAGAATGTGTTTTCATTGTAAACCTCCAATTACATTTTAACTAGTCTTAAAATAAAGGACAGAAAAAACATCTCTCCAATAATAACAAAGGGAAACAAGAACTTTTGCAAATTTAACAATGATTTCAATAGCTTGAATTTGTTGCGTTTTATTGTATACAAAAGTTAAGAGACTTTGGAACTACTACACTGGATGGCCACCAACCGTTAGAGGGCCCTCCACCTCTGGCCATGTAGCAGGATCAGCTCTGTCACCTCGACCGTTAAATGCATGCTGTACATAAATACAAAATTAGTGAATTCACATTCTGGACACAAAGATCGAGAAGTTTGGTCACGGATCTTTACCTTGTTATATTGAGGAATCTTAATCTTTTCACCTGAAAATCAAGTTTTTACACTATACCAGGACAACATGATTTAAACAGTGAAGATGGAAAAAGAAGTAGTTACAACTAGCCTTTAGTCAAACTTGTTAGGGCAGTCAGGGTCTCAACAGACAATTGAAGATCATGGCTTCCAGCATTCCCACGAAACTAAGGCAACATGCAGATTTCTTCATTATTGAGCAACAATTGTAACAGGAAAATCACCAAATTTAGTAGTTAAAAGTTAAAACTACCTCAAGGAGTCCATTGTTAGGATTACTTTCCCTTAACTTGGCCTAGAAACATATCGGAAACCATcagatataaaaatttattggtTTGCATAAGGGTTGGCCACTAATTCATTTTACCTGTTCATTTGCCGTCAGGTAAAAATCATCAATAGATATAGTTGCAGACTTCCTGAGATTTAATGTGCCATCTTTTTAGCATCTTTTTTCTAGATTTCAACATGATTTTTCAATAACATTACCATTTTTCTATATTCTACCTCCCATTAAGTTGGAAAAGAAAATCCAGGGCAAAGACAAGTGTGGTTTTTCCACAACCTTGTGGAGCACTGAAACCAATCTGCAGCAAAAATAATGAAACGTGAAGGATGTTATATGCCCTCagaaaattacaggaattgtctAATTGAAAATACAAATGAGCAAATTTAGTGTTTCTCGCTCCCACCCCTTACCCCAAAGAAAATTACGTAAGGTTCCAACCCTTAAATATCATCAAGAATAACATTAAATGTACCACTAAAGGTGGGATTTCATCTTGTTTTTTGAACGTAGAACGGTGCTGGGAAATTTCTTGTTCGCACCACAAGAATACAGGTATGTAGTAATGGTATATTCGAACTTTCTGAGGCTCTGTTAAATACAtgtcatttaatttaaataatctaCAGAGCTGGGATCCATATAATATCCAATTGTCTATGGATTCTGCAACCTCCTCCGAGGTTACACCAATTTTTTCTAAAAGGGGACCATGCACATATAAATTCAAAGAGCTCCTTCACTGAGGAGACTTCTGCTGGCGTTAAAGGAAACACTGCGTTCAATGAGCCGGGATTTCTTCCACTACCTGCACAAGCATTAAGAAAATAATGATGCAATAGCACGGTAGCACCAACAGATTCCATGGGCAAAATGCATAAAAAAGAGGggaagaaagaaagagagagtgagaaagaaataaagaaattgATATAAATAGTGAATGAATAcaacatcatcatctgttaTGATTACAACCTCGTATATCTTTGTACAAAGAGATATGCCTCGCAGTTCATCTATGGAAAGCGTAATAAAACTTAGTTTAACTGACTTATAGGAAGACTAGGAAGTTTAGTTAAGGTAATCTTCAGTAACCAACACAATATAATTCACCTCTCTAATCCATTCAGACTCATGTCTGACCTGGGATCCTAGATTGTGAAAGCTAGTAACCGCATTGATTAAAGATTTATCTTCACGACTTCAACCAAAATTATCGCCAAGTTCCAGCAATACCCATTAACTAGAATTGCGAAACAGTGTCAAATCCTTTCAAGTAGCCACCAATTAAAAAGAACTCCCAATCAATGGATCAATGATgccattttttcttcttcatcagATTAGTTATGACAGTCAAAACTAATCGGCAATTACCACCCCAACCAAAAAAAACTATCGACAGAGTTGTCGTTTTAATGCTTCTTTGAGCGAGATGAAATAAAGAATCCAGAACATATTTAGGATCAAGCTCTTGCTAATTTGACGCTGCATTAAATCCAGttagtaaataaaaaaaaaagggatAAAAAACACATCTCAAAATGATAGCATATCTTTTTCAGTTTACCGTATGAATTTGAAAGGCCAAAAACCTTCACGGAAGGCATGAAATTCAACTTCCGTTGATCCTCAGCCTTAGATACAGCAAAAGCCGACGGCAATGGGCCACATATAGGAAATTTTCTGCAATTATAATTCCAAGTGGTGCCATTACTGGCACAACCACTGCAAACGGCGGAGGGTGATGACGTCGGCGGCCAAGTTTTGGTTGACGGGGATAGTATGTTCAAAGCCGCCATTGTGACCACCAGAAAAACGAAGCTTTTATTTGTTGACAGATATATGAACGATCAGCGTCTTCGCGAGCCATCCGATAATGTGGATGTGAAGTGAATATAATAAAGCTCTTCTCGCTCGTTTGTGGAAAAACACAAACGAGCCACTTGCCCGCCCTATTTTCTGTaaacttttaattttattttattttaaatttaattttgcaAAACTAtctatattaataatatactCTATGCCTATTTGATGCTTCGAGAAGGACTTGGTCATCCTCACACTCAGGTAAGCTGAGGTAAGATAAGGTAAGATAAGCCCAGAGCTGGTCTCGGAAAGACCGCCCCGGAAGAGCTAGCCCAGTGGATCATGATGGTTGTTCAGAAGGTCATGGCAGGAAAGATACCCCTGACCAGAGCAATATACAGGAGCATGAAGAATCTGAGGATGAATCTCATCCTCTGGACAAGTCCAAAATGAATTAGGAAAATTCTCAGACGGGCTTGAGGCTGTTGCCGTGGCTGAAGAATTAAGAAAGAAAGTGAAGAAATTAGAAGAATAGTTGGGTCTTCCCAGATTTCCCATACCTGGTTAATATGATATCTCTTCTCTGTCTAGATAGTGAATGAACCCTTGCCCATTCCCTATAAATCACCCAAGATCAGATATTATGATTGAAATATTGACTGCGAAGGAGCACCTAGCACGGTTCGAGAATGTGACTATGTAACATTGCTGCGAGGACAACATCAAGTGTAAAAATTTTCTTAGCACTCTGAAGAACTCAGCCTAGTGCTGGTTCGAGAAGCTTGAGACCCAGAAAATCCATTCTTTTAAAGACTCCAGGATCATTTTCTTGCACCACTTCAGCACCAACAAGAAATATAAAAAGACCACCTTTAGTCTGTTCGAGGTGAAGCGGATCCGCGATGAATCACTATAGGATTATATCTATCGATTCAATAAAGCTACCCTGTAAGTGCCATCCTGCACCCATGAGATCAAAACTCAGCTTTCACTTAAGGGCTTTGGGAGGGAGTTTCTTCCAGTCTCTAGTGAAAAGTTGCCACACGACTTTGAGGATCTAATATCTCGGGCAAAAACATACATCAATAAAGAAGCTCAGAGGCAAAAGAGAGAAACATTTAACAAGGAGAGATGAGATATGGGAGGAAGGACAAAGGATTGGGGGTAGAGAGGTAATCCTCTAGGCAGATCTCATAGTATACATATTTGAAGGTCGCGAGATATCAGGTCATACATATGTGTGACAAAGACAGGGCTACCCCAAACCCATCACGACCCTAGGAGAAACCTCTGATGGCAATAAATTTTGCATATATCACCAGGACTGCGCACATGATACCAATGAGTGCAAGAGATTGAGGCTGACTCATTCTAAATCAGTCTCCACAGAAGTCGGTCCTGTAGCAAAAATGTCTCAGGGACTTTCGGGGGTATCAAAAAATCCAGCTTTCCCCTCAAGTACCAGGGGCTTCCAATCCGGACCGGGAGGCCGAGATGCCCTTCCATGAGGAAAGAGTCCATGGAAATGATAACTATGAATAATCCCCTATTTTGGTCGTGATTAAGATGTTTCAGGTGGATAAACATATGGAGATTCCAACTGGTTTCGAAAGGCCTGGAGTCGAAGAGAAATCGTGGGATTAGATACCGTTACTTGAGGAGAGTGCCAATGATTAGCTTTGGACCATGGGATATAGAAGGCATCTACGTCCCTCACAATGATGCCCTGGTCATACAGGATAAAGTAGCCAACTACGAGGTGAAGCAGGTGTTTATAGATTGTGAGAGTTCGGTCAACATTATCTTTCAGGAGGCCTTTGGTCAGATGGATTTGCTGGGTTATAAGTTGGACCCGGTCAAGACATGCCTCTTTGGCCTCGTGGGCCATGTTGTGTATCCTAAAGGAGAAATAATGctattgttggaacatttcatgctcgcaatcttaattttaatgtgaacaaaacttgtttgtttgtttttaataACCTACCTTAGTGCGCAGATAGCTGaaactgaaataatcagttacgagaaAAAATTGAAGCTGTCGAAGACACCAACTGAAAGCATAAACTGATCAaccaaactgaaccagttcaactaATTTGTCGTAAATGAGTTCAACTGAATGTTCAGTTGATAGATGAttcagcaggagaacctcacaagcccggccagctgaaggagtgttcaactgatgaacaactcaactgaagatcagttcaactgaacaagagtgaaatcagttcaactgataagtcaactgatttcaccagcgcAACTGAAGACCAGTTTGGAGcattcagttgcagatcaatAAAAGCTGGACtaagtggaatccagctgtgaGCAAAGGTACAAAAAcatttgtccagtcaaaggacaataatgggcgttgcatcagagcttaaaTACAAAAATGTTCCAGAAAGAACAAAACAAAATTCtaggaacaaattcaaaatgcaacagatacaataattgagtcttACTGTACGATCAAACTTTTCGCCTATAAGTAGAGGGTGATGATCAGTGAAGAAACACACAActcaagagagaaaagaaaaggacACGCTTCAAAATCATATCAGCTTAAGAGAGAAGATTTCAGCCCAGTCGAGAGAACACTTAAACGTGTTATCAACtttagattagaagcatatttctagcagtgtgtgagaacactttcaggTAGTTTTCCAGAGATCAGTtctcatacacacacacaccaccaccactcaaatacagtttTGCACAAAGACGCTAAAcctgtgtatgtagtctttctcacatagacgttaaagaagtgttggctggaaggtgctgccttcagtctagtctaggatTTCAGTTAatgcagtgggtaagtcctaagatGGGTGGGTTTTTACAAATTGttgtatagatcaaagtcttctagtgaattctACCAGAGGTGGTAGAAGGGTTGACGTAGAAGCAGTTGAaatcttcgaacatccataaatatatttttatatataaatttttaactattgttttcaaactgatttaactAGTTAAAGCATCCGTTGGTTCAGTTCTCATAATAACTGAActaatgaatgcaaaaactaatctagtATTTTGGTATTCAGTTACATaagatatacaaatatatcagtgtttcttaatGAATGATTATTtagagtgttttccgcttggttctatactaaactcgatctaattcatctatgtaaacattcttagaacacgagttattgcagctcttggagaatattttgtttgaagcacctcaaggtgctctattgggtgcaataattgtccctgcttggtagagcgatcgaaccgtggtgcttgagctgttgtatggtttaaaagatttgagttgcaccattaccactagctatagcttttggtaaagcggcaagcactcggtcctacaattggtatcagagccaaggtcacgggttcgattctcagtgattgcaaggagtgcaactattgggagggagattgttgggtgcaataattgtccctgcttggtagagcgatcgaaccgcggtgcttgagctgctgtgtgatttaaaagatttgagttgcaccattaccactagctatagcttttggtaaagcggcaagcactCAGTCCTACAATTAATATCAGAGcgaaggtcacgggttcgattcccagtGATTTCAAGGAGTGCAATtgttgggagggagattgttgtgCAAtcattgtccctgcttggtagagcgatcgaactgtGGTGTTGGAGCTGCtgtgtggtttaaaagatttgagttgcactattactaccagctatagtttttggtaaagcggcaagtgcTCGGTCCTACATGCTCTGCACTAGATCCTTCAGCTACCCTTGATTGTCAAGGTCGGCGATCTGAGGAGGACTATTATGACAGTATTCACAGTGGCAGTGCTTCTTCTTTTTATAACATCATTTTGAAAAGGCCGACCATGAATGCCCCCATGGTCGTAGCCTTAACATATCATTAGAAGATCAAATTCCCAGTGGGGAAAAGAGTAAAAGAAATCTGACGAGGCCGGTCTTCCTCTCATAAATGTTATGCTGAGATGGTCCAAGTACAGAATAAGAGGACGAGAAGATGAGGAGGCCAAGAAGAGAATATGTGCATTGAATCAGAGAGGTACATGCAATGATGGAAAAAGAACAAGAAGAGGTGAAGATAGTTCCCGAGAAGCCCGGAAGAACAACCAAGATATCCTGAGACCTCGAGTTCGCTGTCCAGGCAGAATTGATGGCCTGCTTAAAAAAAATGTTGATATCTTCACATGATCATTTGCATAGTTAGTAGGGATGCCGACCCATTTAGCTGAGCACAAACTAAACATCATTTCGAGTTCTCAACTCGTAAAACAGAAGAAAGGGTATTTTGTACCCTAGAAGGATAAAGTTATAGCAGAACATGTCCAAGAATTTTTGGAAGCCCGACATATCCGAGAAGTCTAATTATCTACTGGACTCTCGAATGTGGTCCTGGTCCCGAAGACCGCTGGAATGGTCCCGAAGACCGCTGGAAAATAGAGAATGTATGTAAACTTCATGGACCTAAATAAAACTTGCCTGAAGGATTGCTATACTTTGCCTCGAATTGATCAGTTGGTTGATTCTAACTTGGGGTGTGAGCTCATGTGCTTCACGGATGCTTGttagagatatcatcaaatATCTCTAGCCCGAAAGATCAGGATAAAATTAGTTTCATTAGCTCATGTGGCAGATTTTGTTATGTGGTCATGCCCTTCAGTTTGAAAAATGCAGGGGGCCACTTACCAAAGATTGATGGATAATATTTTGGAAAGGCATGTAAGAATAAACATCGAGGTGTAcatagatgatatcttgatcAATTCTCGAAAAGATATGGTTTATTCCCGGATCTTGAGGAGACATTCTCAACTCTTAGAGAACATGGGGTGAAATTGAACCCCAAAAAATGTACATTTGGGGTGAAGAGAGAAGTTTCTTGGGTTCATGGTGATAGAGAGAGGAATCGAGGTCCGAAAAAGGTTAAGGCCATTCTGGAGATGGTCTCTCTTAAATATATTCAGAATGTCCAGTGGCTTACATGGAGGATTGTTGCCCTATCCAAATTTATTTTCAGGTCGGCACATCGtagttatcctttctttcagaTGTTGAGGAAGTCCCAAAAGTTCGGATGCTATGATAAGGGAGAGAAAGCCTTCAGAGATTTGAAATGCCATCTGGCCAGCCTGCTAGTCTTGATAATGTCCAAACATGGGGAAAAATTGTGGGTgtatgtgaggcccggggctgaagagggcggggggtgatcactagtgccatgaggtggcacggacaatgagcggctcctggcaggcttctaggtggagggaacatgaatgaaccgttcttacaccggaaggagggAGCTTCCGAGACTATttaatgtaatggactgtacaattgaagagggcttaaaatatttggttggtactactcatatcacgaaggtgcatatTCTTTtcagtagctcatcacataagaactccacagttaagcgtgcttgacttggggcaattttgggatgggtgacctcctgggaagtttcttagggtgcgtgtgagtgaggacataagcacgctggaaagactcgtcttgatacagtgaggacagtcgtcaaatctggggtgTTAcaaggtggtatcagagccgacctctccgagtacggtgtggttcggggacgaaccaagcggaagctggtgggcatgtgaggcccggggccgaagagggcggggggtgatcgcgggtgccatgaggtggcacggacaatgagcggctcctggcaggcttctaggtggaagGAACATGAATAAACCGTTCTTACActggaagg includes:
- the LOC140809884 gene encoding D-glycerate 3-kinase, chloroplastic-like, whose translation is MYLTEPQKVRIYHYYIPVFLWCEQEISQHRSTFKKQDEIPPLVIGFSAPQGCGKTTLVFALDFLFQLNGRKSATISIDDFYLTANEQAKLRESNPNNGLLEFRGNAGSHDLQLSVETLTALTSLTKGEKIKIPQYNKHAFNGRGDRADPATWPEVEGPLTVVLFEGWMLGFKPVPVEVVRSVDPQLEIVNKNLEAYHDAWDKFIKSWIIIKIHDPVCVYQWRLQAEIAMRNDGKPGMSDEEVMDFVSRYLPAYKAYLPTLYSEGPKGADPNHVLVVEIDEGRNPILGS